Proteins encoded in a region of the Streptomyces sp. NBC_00513 genome:
- a CDS encoding phosphotransferase — MSEAASARSRQGSLAAVPIGPLEPMLRNWLPRQRWFAGKGRAITRLRLVSAVELLPPGASPGLLHLLVGVDAEGSSDCYQLLLGVRPNLPLALAPALIGHAEQGPYAGQAVYEGLGDPRLAALLLERLRSPGTLGPLRFERDPGALIPAAPTPRPLSGEQTNSSLIYGDSYILKVFRRVGPGVNPDLELPRALAAAGCARVPAPVAWYEADLPGAEPLTLGVLQPYLRGSDDGWQLALRRLGAGADFTAEAHALGRATAEVHDALAGALPTVALGPEQTARLAAGMTARLAATAREVPALRPYEAGLRGAFDALAASRGGGVSAQRIHGDLHLGQTLRTVEGSWALIDFEGEPARPLADRRRPEPAVRDIAGILRSFDYAARSHRPFAPAWADACRAAYCEGYARTSGRDPREDPVLLRAYETDKAVYEARYESRHRPDWLHVPMAAIRRLSEPQRPAHRPGHPVTPPTTPGSTTPHPKPPRRPLA, encoded by the coding sequence ATGTCGGAGGCTGCATCCGCCCGGAGTCGCCAGGGCAGCCTGGCCGCGGTCCCCATCGGACCGCTCGAACCCATGCTGCGCAACTGGCTTCCGAGGCAGCGCTGGTTCGCCGGAAAGGGGCGCGCCATCACGCGCCTTCGTCTGGTCTCGGCCGTCGAACTCCTGCCACCCGGGGCCTCCCCCGGGTTGCTGCACCTGCTCGTCGGCGTGGACGCCGAGGGCAGCTCGGACTGCTACCAACTCCTGCTCGGGGTACGCCCGAACCTGCCGCTGGCGCTCGCGCCCGCCCTGATCGGGCACGCGGAACAGGGGCCGTACGCCGGGCAGGCCGTCTACGAGGGACTCGGCGATCCGCGGCTCGCGGCGCTGCTGCTGGAACGATTGCGCTCCCCCGGAACGCTCGGCCCGTTGCGCTTCGAGCGGGACCCGGGAGCCCTGATCCCGGCCGCGCCGACACCCCGGCCGCTGTCCGGGGAACAGACCAACTCCTCGCTCATCTACGGGGATTCGTACATCCTCAAGGTGTTCCGCCGGGTCGGCCCGGGAGTCAACCCGGACCTGGAGCTGCCCAGGGCGCTGGCCGCCGCGGGCTGCGCACGGGTGCCCGCGCCGGTCGCCTGGTACGAGGCCGACCTGCCCGGCGCCGAACCGTTGACCCTGGGCGTGCTCCAGCCGTACCTGCGCGGCTCCGACGACGGCTGGCAGCTCGCGCTGCGCCGGCTCGGCGCCGGGGCCGACTTCACCGCCGAGGCCCACGCCCTGGGCCGGGCCACAGCCGAGGTGCACGACGCCCTCGCCGGCGCCCTGCCCACCGTCGCGCTGGGGCCGGAACAGACCGCGCGGCTCGCCGCCGGGATGACGGCTCGACTGGCCGCGACCGCCAGGGAGGTGCCCGCGCTGCGACCGTACGAGGCGGGGCTGCGCGGCGCCTTCGACGCCCTGGCCGCCTCGCGGGGCGGCGGGGTGTCCGCCCAGCGCATCCACGGGGACCTGCACCTGGGCCAGACCCTGCGCACCGTCGAGGGCAGTTGGGCGCTGATCGACTTCGAGGGCGAGCCGGCCAGGCCGCTGGCCGACCGGCGGCGACCCGAACCGGCGGTGCGGGACATCGCCGGGATACTGCGCTCCTTCGACTACGCGGCCCGCTCCCACCGGCCGTTCGCCCCCGCCTGGGCGGACGCCTGCCGGGCGGCGTACTGCGAGGGCTACGCCCGCACCAGCGGCCGCGACCCGCGCGAGGACCCCGTGCTGCTGCGCGCGTACGAGACCGACAAGGCGGTGTACGAGGCCCGCTACGAGTCCCGGCACCGCCCCGACTGGCTGCACGTCCCGATGGCGGCGATCCGGCGACTGTCCGAACCACAGCGGCCCGCTCACCGGCCGGGACACCCCGTGACCCCGCCGACCACCCCAGGCTCCACCACCCCCCATCCGAAGCCCCCGAGGAGGCCGCTCGCGTGA
- the treS gene encoding maltose alpha-D-glucosyltransferase yields the protein MMINDPVHDTFEDTPAKDRDPDWFKRAVFYEVLVRSFHDSNGDGVGDLKGLTAKLDYLQWLGVDCLWLPPFFASPLRDGGYDVSDYTSVLPEFGDLADFVEFVDAAHQRGMRVIIDFVMNHTSDQHEWFQQSRKDPDGPYGDYYMWADNDKQYQDARIIFVDTETSNWTYDPVRKQYYWHRFFSHQPDLNYENPAVVEEIISALRFWLDLGIDGFRLDAVPYLYAEEGTNCENLPRTHTLLKRVRAEIDAHYPDTVLLAEANQWPEDVVDYFGDFTKGGDECHMAFHFPVMPRIFMAVRRESRYPVSEILAKTPAIPDRCQWGIFLRNHDELTLEMVTDEERDYMYAEYAKDPRMRANIGIRRRLAPLLDNDRNQMELFTALLLSLPGSPVLYYGDEIGMGDNIWLGDRDGVRTPMQWTPDRNAGFSSCDPGRLNLPVIMDPVHGYQVTNVEAAMASPSSLLHWTRRLIEIRKANPAFGLGSYTELPSSNPAVLAFLREYGDDLVLCVHNFSRFAQPTELDLRSFNGRVPVELTGDVRFPPIGEWPYLLTLAGHGFYWFRLRTE from the coding sequence ATGATGATCAACGATCCCGTCCACGACACGTTCGAGGACACCCCCGCCAAGGACCGCGATCCCGACTGGTTCAAGCGGGCGGTCTTCTACGAAGTGCTCGTCCGCTCCTTCCACGACAGCAACGGCGACGGCGTGGGTGACCTCAAGGGGCTCACCGCCAAGCTCGACTACCTCCAGTGGTTGGGCGTCGACTGCCTCTGGCTGCCGCCGTTCTTCGCCTCACCCCTCCGCGACGGGGGCTACGACGTCTCCGACTACACCTCGGTACTCCCCGAGTTCGGCGACCTCGCCGACTTCGTGGAGTTCGTGGACGCCGCGCACCAGCGCGGCATGCGGGTGATCATCGACTTCGTCATGAACCACACCAGCGATCAGCACGAGTGGTTCCAGCAGTCCCGCAAGGACCCCGACGGTCCGTACGGCGACTACTACATGTGGGCCGACAACGACAAGCAGTACCAGGACGCCCGCATCATCTTCGTCGACACCGAGACCTCCAACTGGACGTACGACCCGGTACGCAAGCAGTACTACTGGCACCGCTTCTTCTCGCACCAGCCGGACCTCAACTACGAGAACCCGGCCGTGGTCGAGGAGATCATCTCGGCGCTCCGCTTCTGGCTGGACCTCGGCATCGACGGTTTCCGGCTCGACGCCGTGCCCTACCTGTACGCCGAGGAGGGCACGAACTGCGAGAACCTGCCGCGCACCCACACCCTCCTCAAGCGGGTCCGCGCCGAGATCGACGCGCACTACCCCGACACGGTCCTCCTCGCGGAGGCCAACCAGTGGCCCGAGGACGTCGTCGACTACTTCGGCGACTTCACGAAGGGCGGGGACGAATGCCACATGGCCTTCCACTTCCCCGTCATGCCGCGCATCTTCATGGCGGTGCGAAGAGAGTCCCGCTACCCCGTCTCGGAAATCCTGGCCAAGACCCCGGCGATCCCGGACCGCTGCCAGTGGGGCATCTTCCTGCGCAACCACGACGAGCTCACCCTCGAAATGGTCACGGACGAAGAGCGCGACTACATGTACGCCGAGTACGCCAAGGACCCCCGGATGCGCGCCAACATCGGCATCCGACGCCGGCTCGCCCCGCTCCTGGACAACGACCGCAACCAGATGGAGCTGTTCACCGCCCTGCTGCTGTCGCTGCCCGGTTCGCCGGTGCTCTACTACGGCGACGAGATCGGCATGGGCGACAACATCTGGCTGGGCGACCGGGACGGCGTCCGGACCCCCATGCAGTGGACCCCGGACCGCAACGCCGGTTTCTCCTCGTGCGATCCGGGCAGGCTGAACCTGCCGGTCATCATGGACCCGGTCCACGGGTACCAGGTCACCAATGTCGAGGCGGCCATGGCATCGCCCTCGTCGTTGCTGCACTGGACCCGCAGGCTGATCGAGATCCGCAAGGCGAACCCCGCCTTCGGTCTCGGCTCGTACACCGAACTGCCGTCGTCGAACCCGGCGGTACTCGCGTTCCTTCGCGAGTACGGGGACGACCTGGTGCTGTGCGTGCACAACTTCTCGCGCTTCGCGCAGCCCACCGAGCTGGACCTGCGGTCGTTCAACGGGCGGGTTCCGGTGGAGCTCACGGGTGACGTGCGCTTCCCGCCGATCGGCGAGTGGCCGTACCTGCTGACCCTGGCGGGACACGGCTTCTACTGGTTCCGGCTCCGCACCGAGTAG
- a CDS encoding alpha-1,4-glucan--maltose-1-phosphate maltosyltransferase, whose translation MIGRIPVLDVRPAVDCGARPAKAVVDEVFEISATVFREGHDAVSAHVVLRDPSGRLRPPVPLRELAPGTDRWGARVSAEVEGRWTYTVEAWSDPLATWRAHAAVKIPAGIDADLTLLEGAELHERAAAKIPKRDGRADVLAAAEVMRDEERAPAERHAAALAPEVVAALAKRPLRELVTAAKALPLLVERKRALFGSWYEMFPRSEGAVLEPGSAPVSGTFRSAAERLPAIAAMGFDVVYLPPIHPIGSTWRKGPNNTLSAGSWDPGVPWAIGSTEGGHDAVHPELGTIEDFDAFVARARELGMEIALDFALQCSPDHPWVEKHPEWFRQRADGTIAYAENPPKKYQDIHPIHFDTDMAGIVEETVRILRHWMDHGVRIFRVDNPHTKPVVFWQKVIADINKSDPDVIFLAEAFTRPAMMRALAAVGFQQSYTYFTWRNTKAELTEYLTELSGDRSASVMRPNFFVNTPDILHAYLQHGGRPAFEVRAVLAATLSPAWGVYAGYELCENTPVKEGSEEYLNSEKYEFRPRDWAAADRDGLTIAPLITALNRLRRRNPALQQLRDIHFHSTDNEQVIAYSKHAGANSVLVVVNLDPHHTQEATVSLDMPVLGLDWHGSLAVRDELTGETYHWGRANYVRLEPGRTPAHVLAALRPSPPTGGSPIT comes from the coding sequence ATGATCGGTCGCATTCCCGTGCTGGACGTCCGCCCCGCCGTCGACTGCGGCGCCAGACCCGCGAAGGCGGTTGTGGACGAGGTCTTCGAGATCTCGGCCACCGTGTTCCGCGAGGGCCACGACGCCGTCTCCGCCCACGTCGTACTCCGAGATCCGAGCGGGCGGCTGCGGCCTCCCGTACCGCTGCGCGAGCTCGCCCCCGGCACCGACCGGTGGGGGGCCCGGGTGTCCGCCGAGGTCGAGGGGAGGTGGACGTACACCGTCGAGGCGTGGAGCGACCCGCTCGCCACCTGGCGGGCCCACGCGGCCGTGAAGATCCCCGCCGGGATCGACGCCGACCTGACCCTCCTCGAAGGCGCCGAGCTCCACGAGCGGGCCGCCGCGAAGATCCCCAAGCGGGACGGCCGGGCCGACGTGCTGGCCGCCGCCGAGGTCATGCGTGACGAGGAGCGGGCCCCCGCCGAGCGGCACGCCGCCGCCCTCGCGCCCGAGGTGGTGGCGGCCCTCGCCAAGCGGCCCCTGCGGGAGCTGGTCACCGCCGCGAAGGCCCTGCCGCTGCTCGTCGAGCGCAAGCGGGCCCTGTTCGGTTCCTGGTACGAGATGTTCCCGCGCTCCGAGGGAGCGGTGCTGGAGCCCGGCTCGGCCCCGGTCAGCGGGACCTTCCGGAGCGCCGCCGAGCGGCTGCCGGCCATCGCCGCCATGGGCTTCGACGTCGTGTACCTGCCGCCGATCCACCCCATCGGGAGCACATGGCGCAAGGGGCCGAACAACACTCTGTCCGCCGGTAGTTGGGATCCCGGTGTGCCCTGGGCGATCGGTTCCACCGAGGGCGGTCACGACGCCGTCCACCCCGAACTGGGCACCATCGAGGACTTCGACGCCTTCGTCGCGCGCGCCCGCGAGCTGGGGATGGAGATCGCGCTGGACTTCGCGCTCCAGTGTTCCCCCGACCACCCGTGGGTGGAGAAGCACCCGGAGTGGTTCCGCCAACGCGCCGACGGGACGATCGCCTACGCCGAGAACCCGCCGAAGAAGTACCAGGACATCCACCCGATCCACTTCGACACCGACATGGCCGGCATCGTCGAGGAAACGGTCCGGATCCTGCGCCACTGGATGGATCACGGCGTGCGGATCTTCAGGGTCGACAATCCGCACACCAAGCCTGTCGTCTTCTGGCAGAAGGTGATCGCGGACATCAACAAGTCCGACCCCGACGTGATCTTCCTCGCCGAGGCCTTCACCCGTCCCGCGATGATGCGCGCGCTCGCGGCGGTCGGCTTCCAGCAGTCGTACACGTACTTCACGTGGCGCAACACCAAGGCCGAGCTGACCGAGTACCTGACCGAACTGTCGGGGGACCGTTCGGCCTCCGTCATGCGGCCGAATTTCTTCGTCAACACCCCCGACATCCTCCACGCGTACCTTCAGCACGGCGGTCGCCCGGCCTTCGAGGTGCGGGCCGTACTCGCCGCCACCCTGTCCCCCGCCTGGGGCGTCTACGCCGGCTACGAGCTCTGCGAGAACACCCCCGTCAAGGAGGGCAGCGAGGAGTACCTGAATTCCGAGAAGTACGAGTTCCGGCCACGCGACTGGGCGGCCGCCGATCGGGACGGGCTGACCATCGCCCCGCTGATCACGGCCCTGAACCGACTGCGCCGGCGCAACCCGGCCCTCCAGCAGCTCCGCGACATCCACTTCCATTCGACCGACAACGAACAGGTGATCGCCTATTCGAAGCACGCCGGAGCCAATTCCGTACTGGTGGTCGTCAACCTCGATCCGCACCACACCCAGGAGGCGACGGTCTCGTTGGACATGCCGGTACTCGGCCTCGACTGGCACGGGTCCCTCGCGGTGCGCGACGAGCTCACCGGCGAGACCTATCACTGGGGCAGGGCGAACTACGTGCGCCTAGAGCCGGGCCGCACGCCCGCGCACGTACTGGCCGCTCTGCGACCGTCCCCGCCCACCGGAGGGTCACCCATCACATGA
- the glgP gene encoding alpha-glucan family phosphorylase, protein MKAIRRFTVRPVLPEPLLPLADLARNLRWSWHAETRELFQSVDPEGWQAAGGDPVRLLGAVPAARLEELAGDRRFLRRLAVAAADLDDYVHGGRWYQSHEGDGGLPAGIAYFSPEFGITAALPQYSGGLGILAGDHLKAASDLGVPLIGVGLLYRHGYFRQSLSRDGWQQEHYPVLDPNELPVSLIREEDGSPARVALALPGGRALHAHIWQARVGRVPLLLLDSDVEDNDTAAREVTDRLYGGGSDHRLLQEMLLGIGGVRAVRTYCRLTGHPDPEVFHTNEGHAGFLGLERIRELGGEPGLGFDAAVEAVRAGTVFTTHTPVPAGIDRFERSLVARHFGEGGELAGVPVDRILELGAESYPGGDPGVFNMAVMGLRLAQRANGVSTLHGAVSRGMFAGLWPGFDPADVPITSVTNGVHAPTWVAPEVIRLGARQIGAGRTEDALSVGGSPRWDAVAGIGDQEVWDLRRVLREQLVQEVRDRLRASWKQRGAADAELGWVDSVLDPDVLTIGFARRVPSYKRLTLMLRDPERLRRLLLDPERPVQIVVAGKAHPADDGGKRLVQELVRFSDDPRVRHRIVFLPDYGMAMAQKLYPGCDVWLNNPLRPLEACGTSGMKAALNGCLNLSVLDGWWDEWFEPDFGWAIPTADGIGTDEERRDDLEANALYELIESRVAPRFYDRAGHTGLPTRWIEMVRRTLVSLGPKVLAGRMVREYVERLYAPAALSHRALTPETARDLADWKGRVRGSWPRVGVEHVEALAAAPVGGTAELGATLTLRVRVALDSLAPEDVEVQAVAGRVDPQDVIQGGRSFPLKAAAGPDLEGRWVYEGPLALDRTGPFGYTVRILPAHPLLATPAELGLVAGPADTDAGGGVLLR, encoded by the coding sequence GTGAAGGCTATCCGTCGATTCACCGTGCGCCCCGTCCTCCCCGAACCCCTTCTGCCGCTCGCCGACCTCGCGCGCAACCTGCGCTGGTCTTGGCACGCGGAAACCCGCGAACTCTTCCAATCCGTCGACCCCGAAGGCTGGCAGGCCGCCGGCGGCGACCCCGTCCGACTGCTCGGCGCCGTACCCGCCGCCCGGCTGGAGGAACTGGCCGGCGACCGCCGGTTCCTGCGCCGGCTCGCCGTGGCAGCCGCCGACCTCGACGACTACGTCCACGGCGGGAGGTGGTACCAGAGCCACGAGGGCGACGGCGGGCTCCCCGCGGGCATCGCCTACTTCTCCCCCGAGTTCGGCATCACCGCAGCCCTGCCGCAGTACTCCGGCGGCCTGGGGATCCTCGCCGGCGACCACCTCAAGGCCGCCAGCGACCTCGGCGTCCCGCTCATCGGAGTGGGCCTGCTCTACCGTCACGGCTACTTCCGCCAGTCGCTCTCCCGCGACGGCTGGCAGCAGGAGCACTACCCCGTCCTCGACCCCAACGAGCTGCCCGTCTCCCTGATCCGCGAGGAGGACGGCAGCCCCGCCCGGGTGGCACTCGCCCTGCCCGGCGGCCGAGCGTTGCACGCGCACATCTGGCAGGCCCGCGTCGGGCGGGTGCCGCTGCTGCTCCTCGACTCCGACGTCGAGGACAACGACACCGCCGCCCGCGAGGTGACCGACCGGCTCTACGGCGGCGGCAGCGACCACCGGCTGCTCCAGGAGATGCTGCTCGGCATCGGAGGCGTCCGCGCGGTCCGCACGTACTGCCGGCTCACCGGCCATCCCGACCCCGAGGTCTTCCACACCAACGAGGGGCACGCCGGGTTCCTCGGACTCGAACGCATAAGGGAACTGGGAGGAGAGCCGGGGCTCGGCTTCGACGCCGCCGTCGAGGCGGTCCGCGCCGGAACCGTGTTCACCACGCACACCCCCGTCCCCGCCGGCATCGACCGCTTCGAGCGGTCCCTGGTCGCCCGGCACTTCGGCGAGGGCGGCGAACTGGCCGGAGTGCCCGTGGACCGGATCCTCGAACTGGGTGCCGAGTCCTACCCCGGCGGCGACCCCGGGGTGTTCAACATGGCCGTCATGGGGCTGCGCCTGGCCCAGCGCGCCAACGGCGTCTCCACCCTGCACGGGGCCGTCAGCCGGGGCATGTTCGCCGGCCTGTGGCCGGGTTTCGACCCCGCCGACGTCCCCATCACCTCCGTCACCAACGGGGTGCACGCGCCGACCTGGGTGGCCCCCGAGGTCATCCGGCTCGGCGCCCGGCAGATCGGCGCCGGCCGGACCGAGGACGCGCTGTCGGTCGGCGGCTCCCCGCGCTGGGACGCCGTCGCCGGGATCGGGGATCAGGAGGTCTGGGACCTGCGCCGGGTCCTGCGCGAGCAACTGGTCCAGGAGGTCCGCGACCGGCTGCGCGCCTCCTGGAAGCAGCGCGGCGCCGCCGACGCCGAACTGGGCTGGGTGGACTCCGTCCTCGACCCGGACGTGCTGACCATCGGCTTCGCCCGCCGGGTGCCCTCCTACAAGCGGCTCACGTTGATGCTCCGCGACCCCGAGCGGCTGCGCAGGCTGCTGCTGGACCCGGAGCGGCCCGTTCAGATCGTCGTCGCGGGCAAGGCGCACCCGGCCGACGACGGCGGGAAGCGGCTCGTCCAGGAACTGGTGCGGTTCTCCGACGACCCGCGCGTGCGCCACCGCATCGTCTTCCTGCCCGACTACGGCATGGCCATGGCCCAGAAGCTCTACCCGGGCTGCGACGTCTGGCTGAACAACCCGCTGCGCCCCCTGGAGGCCTGCGGCACGAGCGGGATGAAGGCCGCGCTGAACGGCTGCCTCAACCTCTCCGTGCTGGACGGCTGGTGGGACGAGTGGTTCGAGCCCGACTTCGGCTGGGCGATCCCCACCGCCGACGGGATCGGGACGGACGAGGAGCGCCGTGACGACCTGGAGGCCAACGCCCTCTACGAGTTGATCGAGAGCCGGGTCGCGCCCCGCTTCTACGACCGGGCCGGGCACACCGGCCTCCCGACGCGCTGGATCGAGATGGTCCGGCGCACCCTGGTGTCGCTGGGGCCGAAGGTGCTCGCGGGACGCATGGTCCGCGAGTACGTGGAACGGCTCTACGCACCGGCCGCGCTCTCCCATCGCGCCCTCACCCCGGAGACCGCCCGCGACCTCGCCGACTGGAAGGGCCGGGTCCGCGGCTCCTGGCCGAGGGTCGGCGTCGAGCACGTGGAGGCCCTGGCCGCCGCGCCCGTCGGCGGCACCGCCGAACTCGGGGCCACGCTCACCCTCCGGGTACGGGTGGCCCTCGACTCCCTCGCGCCCGAGGACGTCGAGGTCCAGGCGGTCGCGGGCCGGGTCGACCCCCAGGACGTCATCCAGGGCGGCCGGTCCTTCCCGCTCAAGGCCGCCGCCGGACCGGACCTGGAGGGCCGCTGGGTGTACGAGGGCCCGCTCGCGCTCGACCGGACGGGTCCCTTCGGCTACACCGTGCGGATCCTGCCCGCGCACCCGCTGCTGGCGACCCCGGCCGAACTGGGCCTGGTCGCCGGGCCGGCGGACACCGACGCGGGGGGCGGCGTCCTGCTGCGCTGA
- a CDS encoding Lrp/AsnC family transcriptional regulator, which yields MQPLAGSAEMDHLDLALVQALMIDGRASFSRLAEVLEVSDQTVVRRYRRMRTTGLVRVVGLPLGSRVGLFESWLRVQCTPDAALAVAEALSRRPDIAWVTLNSGGTEIHCMTKARTRQDRDVLLLEKLPRTRRVIGVSAHTILRMFTGGPERWFGIDALRPDQVAALERQPPLPDQDRYALDEAELAMLAVLGQDGRAGYPELARATGLSESTARRRLDRLRDMGAVYFDVEIVPATLGYEAEAAMLLTVDPARLARVGAAIGEHPEVPFAAAVTGSANLLAVVVCRDTDALYTYLTERIGAVDGIRQVELVPILRTVKRAGMLVEDGRLVDPPPVP from the coding sequence ATGCAGCCTCTGGCCGGTTCCGCCGAGATGGACCACCTCGACCTGGCGCTCGTGCAGGCCCTCATGATCGACGGGCGGGCCTCCTTCAGCCGGCTCGCCGAGGTGCTGGAGGTCTCCGACCAGACGGTGGTGCGCCGCTACCGCCGGATGCGCACCACGGGCCTGGTCCGGGTGGTCGGGCTGCCGCTGGGCAGCCGCGTCGGGCTGTTCGAGTCCTGGCTGCGGGTGCAGTGCACGCCGGACGCCGCGCTCGCCGTCGCGGAGGCGCTGTCCCGCCGGCCGGACATCGCCTGGGTCACCCTCAACTCCGGCGGCACCGAGATCCACTGCATGACCAAGGCCCGGACCCGCCAGGACCGAGACGTCCTGCTGCTGGAGAAGCTCCCGCGCACCCGCCGGGTGATCGGGGTGAGCGCGCACACCATCCTGCGGATGTTCACGGGCGGGCCCGAGCGCTGGTTCGGCATCGACGCGCTGCGCCCGGACCAGGTGGCGGCGCTGGAGCGGCAGCCGCCGCTGCCGGATCAGGACCGGTACGCGCTGGACGAGGCGGAGCTGGCGATGCTGGCCGTGCTGGGGCAGGACGGCCGCGCCGGCTATCCGGAACTGGCCCGCGCCACCGGGCTGTCGGAGTCCACCGCCCGGCGCCGGCTGGACCGGTTGCGGGACATGGGGGCGGTCTACTTCGACGTGGAGATCGTGCCGGCGACGCTCGGGTACGAGGCGGAGGCGGCGATGCTCCTGACCGTGGACCCGGCCCGGCTGGCCCGGGTGGGCGCGGCGATAGGCGAGCACCCCGAGGTGCCGTTCGCGGCGGCGGTCACCGGCTCGGCGAATCTGCTCGCGGTGGTGGTGTGCCGGGACACCGACGCGTTGTACACGTACCTCACCGAGCGGATCGGCGCGGTCGACGGCATCCGGCAGGTGGAGCTGGTCCCGATCCTGCGCACCGTGAAGCGGGCCGGGATGCTGGTGGAGGACGGGCGGCTGGTCGATCCGCCGCCCGTCCCCTGA
- a CDS encoding DHA2 family efflux MFS transporter permease subunit: MRKWLPLTAVSLGAFMLLVDVTIVTVALPDMATDMNTGFAGLQWVMDIYALALAALLLGAGSLADRIGRRRVYLGGLAVFAAASLACGLATGPVLLIAFRAVQGIGGAAMFATTMALLSSAYQGRDRGIAFGVWGAVNGAAAAAGPIIGGLLTEHFGWRWIFFINLPVCALAVWVTLKAVAESRNPHAKGLDLPGMVTFTAGAGIVTYALIRVAENGWTSAATLGLLGLGAACFAAFVLVELRTAHPMLDLSLFRSPTFVAVMAGGLLLSGAAFSYLMYVSLWLQSAEGMGPVQAGLVLVPLSLAAFLVSAVAGRLLHGAPARLSIGGGLLLIGAGALLQAWMLDAGDGWTALVPGLVLTGVGVGMATPPLAAAAMGTVAPARAGMAGGALNTARQLGNALGIAVLGALFQAGLTSGLAGSGQPHGTAEALASGGAGRFLAAGPQAREWVEAAFASGLRDTFVASGVMGLVGALVVVLLIRPARGTGASLPARAKGSTGSTTERASA, from the coding sequence ATGCGTAAATGGCTGCCCTTGACGGCCGTGAGCCTCGGAGCCTTCATGCTCCTGGTCGACGTCACCATCGTGACCGTCGCGCTCCCGGACATGGCCACCGACATGAACACCGGTTTCGCCGGACTCCAGTGGGTGATGGACATCTACGCCCTCGCGCTCGCCGCACTGCTGCTCGGCGCGGGCTCCCTCGCCGACCGGATCGGCCGCCGCCGCGTCTACCTCGGCGGACTCGCCGTCTTCGCCGCCGCCTCCCTGGCCTGCGGCCTGGCCACCGGCCCCGTCCTGCTGATCGCCTTCCGCGCAGTGCAGGGCATAGGCGGCGCGGCGATGTTCGCCACCACCATGGCCCTGCTCAGCAGCGCCTACCAGGGCCGCGACCGGGGGATCGCCTTCGGCGTCTGGGGCGCGGTCAACGGCGCGGCCGCCGCAGCCGGACCGATCATCGGCGGGCTGCTGACCGAGCACTTCGGGTGGCGCTGGATCTTCTTCATCAACCTGCCCGTCTGCGCCCTGGCCGTCTGGGTCACCCTCAAGGCCGTCGCCGAGTCCCGCAACCCGCACGCCAAGGGCCTCGACCTGCCCGGCATGGTCACCTTCACGGCGGGCGCCGGCATCGTCACCTACGCCCTCATCCGGGTCGCGGAGAACGGCTGGACCTCCGCCGCCACCCTCGGCCTGCTCGGCCTCGGCGCGGCCTGCTTCGCCGCCTTCGTCCTCGTCGAACTGCGCACCGCGCACCCGATGCTCGACCTCTCCCTCTTCCGCAGCCCGACCTTCGTCGCGGTGATGGCGGGCGGACTGCTGCTGTCCGGGGCCGCGTTCTCGTACCTCATGTACGTCTCGCTCTGGCTCCAGTCCGCCGAGGGGATGGGCCCGGTCCAGGCCGGACTGGTCCTGGTGCCGCTGAGCCTGGCCGCGTTCCTCGTCTCCGCCGTGGCCGGCCGACTGCTGCACGGCGCCCCCGCCCGACTGTCCATCGGCGGCGGGCTGCTGCTGATCGGGGCGGGCGCGCTGCTCCAGGCCTGGATGCTGGACGCGGGCGACGGCTGGACGGCCCTGGTGCCCGGACTGGTGCTGACCGGCGTGGGCGTCGGGATGGCCACCCCGCCGCTGGCCGCCGCCGCGATGGGGACCGTCGCCCCGGCCCGGGCCGGGATGGCCGGCGGCGCCCTGAACACCGCCCGCCAGCTGGGCAACGCCCTCGGCATCGCGGTGCTCGGCGCGCTCTTCCAGGCCGGTCTGACGAGCGGCCTCGCCGGCAGCGGGCAGCCGCACGGCACCGCCGAGGCCCTGGCCTCGGGCGGGGCGGGGCGGTTCCTCGCGGCCGGCCCGCAGGCCCGGGAGTGGGTGGAGGCCGCCTTCGCGAGCGGGCTCCGGGACACCTTCGTGGCCTCCGGGGTGATGGGTCTGGTGGGCGCGCTGGTGGTGGTCCTGCTGATCCGTCCCGCCCGGGGGACCGGGGCGTCGCTCCCGGCCCGGGCCAAGGGTTCGACGGGCTCGACCACCGAGCGGGCCTCCGCCTGA